In Nocardioides nitrophenolicus, the genomic window CCGCCCCACCGCATCGTGCGAGACGAGAGAGTTGACGTGCGACGGGGCCGATGCACATAGGCGACGGGACGGGCCCGCTGGGCGCGACGCCACAGTGCGACAGCTGCGCTGACGTGGACCACGAGTGCCAACGCGAGGCCGATGCGCAGCAGCCACAACAGTCCGCCGTAGGGGACCAGGGGTTCGCCGATCTCTCGAATGTGCTCGGCGTAGGAGTTGTACGCGCTGTGGCCGTTGAACGCCTTGAGGTTGCCGTACATGTGGGCAAGCAGGAACGCGATGAACAGCGCCCCGCTGATTGCCATCCCGAGCTTCAAGCCGACCGTCGAGAGTAGGGCCCCAGCGCGCCGGTTCTTGGACCGCCGGCGAACGACAGACTTCTCGATGTCCCCGTGGCTCTCGGGGCCTGCTGATGGCGTCGTCAGTGCGCCCGACGGGCCGCCCGCGCGGGTGCGCTGGCGTGCCGGTCTCATCGTCTCCTTGTGGTTCA contains:
- a CDS encoding succinate dehydrogenase cytochrome b subunit — protein: MNHKETMRPARQRTRAGGPSGALTTPSAGPESHGDIEKSVVRRRSKNRRAGALLSTVGLKLGMAISGALFIAFLLAHMYGNLKAFNGHSAYNSYAEHIREIGEPLVPYGGLLWLLRIGLALALVVHVSAAVALWRRAQRARPVAYVHRPRRTSTLSSRTMRWGGVSILIFLVWHLANFTIGKVNVTGGTTDDPYVLLVDTFRTWWLTLIYLLALAALAMHLWHGTWSAAQTLGLTNTGRARFVAQLIAAANATVVVGGFSLSPIFIMVGVIR